Proteins from a genomic interval of Solea solea chromosome 10, fSolSol10.1, whole genome shotgun sequence:
- the lyl1 gene encoding protein lyl-1: MMEKLNPASPPASPPDLPRPSSASSSASSPTCASMKQHSPTQSQTLASSATNSCPCPANETGHKVVPTSDQIQSTGHRADKAPATVVAETKEEKRGGEMRSTKAPAAPANRSPPLSSPPPLLPAPAKTSPCPVQPTNSILSTTPSSAPLPPHIPVISLGHSKPPLPLPNTPLTALHPIPSILHGPNGDIRRSQQTSLTVAGPGVPGGASAPLLPQQYMPAHPFFTSSYLGPSGGNYGVISNSRIKRRPSSHFEMEINECPPQKIARRVFTNSRERWRQQNVNGAFSELRKLIPTHPPDKKLSKNEILRLAVKYINFLVTLLNDQAEDKDRDSAEEEAEDEGTAAGSDGDKVNSLYQARAGPPSAAATATAHRDRDSTDSVIALGHSPSTSSCYGDTDSEESFGAKASLVTQGILGKVKGQIRMMAAANDER, from the exons ATGATGGAAAAACTGAACCCCGCCAGTCCACCTGCTTCACCCCCTGACCTACCTCGGCCCTCCTCcgcctcttcctctgcctcctccccAACCTGTGCATCCATGAAGCAGCACAGTCCCACCCAGAGCCAGACTTTAGCCTCCTCGGCTACTAACAGCTGCCCATGTCCTGCTAACGAGACGGGGCACAAGGTCGTCCCCACCTCTGACCAGATTCAGTCCACCGGTCACCGCGCAGACAAAGCTCCTGCGACCGTCGTCGCAGAGACCAAGGAGGAGAAACGAGGAGGAGAAATGAGAAGTACAAAGGCACCGGCCGCTCCTGCCAACAGGTCTCCACCTCTGTCTTCTCCACCACCACTCCTGCCTGCACCAGCCAAGACCTCCCCATGTCCAGTCCAACCTACAAACTCCATATTATCCACCACCCCATCGtccgctcctcttcctccccacATTCCTGTCATCAGTCTCGGTCACAGCAAGCCCCCTCTGCCTCTGCCAAACACACCTTTGACGGCCCTGCATCCAATTCCCAGCATCCTCCATGGGCCGAATGGGGACATCCGCCGCAGTCAGCAGACGTCTTTGACTGTGGCAGGTCCTGGAGTTCCTGGAGGAGCCTCAGCGCCGCTGTTGCCTCAGCAGTACATGCCTGCTCACCCCTTCTTCACCAG CTCTTACCTGGGTCCATCAGGAGGAAACTATGGTGTCATCAGCAACAGCCGGATCAAGAGGAGACCCTCATCACACTTTGAGATGGAAATCAATGAAT GTCCGCCTCAGAAAATTGCTCGCCGCGTCTTCACCAACAGCCGTGAGCGCTGGAGACAGCAGAACGTGAACGGGGCGTTCTCTGAGCTCCGAAAACTCATCCCCACGCACCCGCCTGACAAGAAGCTGAGTAAGAATGAGATCCTACGCCTGGCTGTCAAGTACATCAACTTCCTGGTCACTCTGCTCAACGACCAGGCCGAGGACAAGGACAGAGACTCAGCtgaggaggaggctgaggatGAAGGTACTGCAGCAGGATCAGACGGTGACAAAGTGAACTCCCTGTATCAGGCCCGCGCTGGCCCTCCGTCTGCAGCCGCCACGGCGACGgcccacagagacagagactccACTGACTCAGTCATTGCCCTGGGTCATTCCCCGTCAACATCCAGTTGCTATGGCGACACGGACAGCGAGGAAAGCTTTGGGGCTAAGGCCTCTTTGGTGACCCAAGGGATTCTGGGAAAGGTCAAGGGTCAGATAAGAATGATGGCAGCCGCAAATGATGAACGGTGA